TGATGACGGCGGTCTTCTCAAACGCATGTCCGAAGGTATGGCCGAAATTCAATTTTATCCTCTCTCCTTTTTCTGTTTCGTCTTGAGAAACAATGCCGGTTTTCACCTTCAGAGAATCGTATACAATCCTTTCAATTGTGCCTTTATCAAACGATAGGGCTGCTTCCCGGGCGCTCTCAATAGTGGAAAAAAGCGCCTCGTCTCCTATCAATGCATGTTTTATCACCTCGGCAAACCCATTCCTTAACTCTGCTGCTGAAAGGGTCTTCAGAACGTCAAAATCGCACAGCACAAATTGGGGCTGATTAATCGTGCCGATAAGATTTTTATAACCTTTGAAATTGACGCCATTCTTACCGCCGACACTTGCATCCACCTGAGCAAGAAGTGTAGTGGGCGCAAAGGCAAAGGGCAAACCACGAAGATATGTAGAGGCTGCAAAGCCTGCAATGTCGCATACAACCCCGCCACCTATACCCAATATAAACGATGAACGGTCAAATTCGAACTCAAGAAGCTTTTTGTATATACCATGGACTGTATCAAGGGTTTTATGCTCTTCCCCGGCCTTAATTACAATTGTCCTGTATATGGAAAACAATTCCCCGTAAAGCCTGTGGACATTGCTGTCCGTAATTACAACCGTTTTCTCGATACTGCAAAAGTCAATCAGGTTATTTAACGACAGACCCAGCATGATTATACTTTTGCCCGTATTTCCGGCTAACGTGATCTGTCTCATTCTGAATCCGCCATGAATTTATGGAGTGTACGAGCCCTTTTTATCATCTTCGAGAACTGTTCAGGGTTTAATGTCTGATCCTTATCACAAATCGCCTCAGATGGATTTATGTGGACTTCAACGATAATGCCGTCTGCGCCGGCAGCCACTGATGCAAGGCTCAAGGAAGCTATGAGGCTCGCCCTTCCCGTAGCATGGGAAGGATCAATGATTACCGGCAGGTGCGTGAGTTCTTTTAAGGAAGGGACAGCGCTTATATCAAGTGTATTTCTTGTATATGTCTCAAAAGTACGGATGCCCCTCTCGCAGAGTATCACGTCAGGGTTTCCTCCATCGAGGATGTATTCCGCACAATTTAACCATTCTTCTATAGTTGAGTTCATGCCTCTTTTTAATAAGACAGGTTTTTGTGTTTTACCCACTTCCTTAAGCAGTGAAAAGTTCTGCATATTCCTTGCGCCTATCTGCAGCACATCGGCATATTCGCATACCCATGGAACATCCCTTGTATCAATTACCTCTGTGACAATAGGTAATCCTGTTTCTTCCTTTGCCTTTTTCAATATCTTGAGCCCTTTTAAACCAAGTCCCTGAAAGGCATAGGGAGAGGTTCTCGGTTTAAAGGCGCCGCCCCTCATCATATCGGCCCCTGCTTCTTTTACCGCATGCGCAGTTTCAATGGTCTGTTTTTCGTTTTCTACAGAGCAGGGGCCGGCAATCACACAAAAACCTTCCCCTATCGTCACATCACCAACAGAGACAACGGTTCTTTCTCTTTCTTTCAAGGCAGTCAACAATATATTTTTCATTTTTGCTCCTTTTTCACAGTACTAAAAACAAAAAAGGCCATGG
The sequence above is a segment of the Pseudomonadota bacterium genome. Coding sequences within it:
- the aroB gene encoding 3-dehydroquinate synthase, with product MRQITLAGNTGKSIIMLGLSLNNLIDFCSIEKTVVITDSNVHRLYGELFSIYRTIVIKAGEEHKTLDTVHGIYKKLLEFEFDRSSFILGIGGGVVCDIAGFAASTYLRGLPFAFAPTTLLAQVDASVGGKNGVNFKGYKNLIGTINQPQFVLCDFDVLKTLSAAELRNGFAEVIKHALIGDEALFSTIESAREAALSFDKGTIERIVYDSLKVKTGIVSQDETEKGERIKLNFGHTFGHAFEKTAVIKHGEAVSIGMLMEARLSEVKGLLQKKDVERIGQMLAMFDLPVSFKGNVEAIMDAIRKDKKREDEYIHTVLLDGIGKARIEKVNINEIKEIAYDMC
- the aroF gene encoding 3-deoxy-7-phosphoheptulonate synthase, producing the protein MKNILLTALKERERTVVSVGDVTIGEGFCVIAGPCSVENEKQTIETAHAVKEAGADMMRGGAFKPRTSPYAFQGLGLKGLKILKKAKEETGLPIVTEVIDTRDVPWVCEYADVLQIGARNMQNFSLLKEVGKTQKPVLLKRGMNSTIEEWLNCAEYILDGGNPDVILCERGIRTFETYTRNTLDISAVPSLKELTHLPVIIDPSHATGRASLIASLSLASVAAGADGIIVEVHINPSEAICDKDQTLNPEQFSKMIKRARTLHKFMADSE